The proteins below are encoded in one region of Ferrimicrobium sp.:
- a CDS encoding ABC transporter substrate-binding protein, which yields MKRTIRFAGVAVAAGALLAACGSTSSSSTSSSSSTQPIKGGTAYFAEQPGASPNYIFPLTPSGEFSVNNLAQFQVLMYRPLYYFGNGNDASINYNLSIGNQPVFSNGDKTVTITLKHYEWSNGTPVTSRDVIFFMNLLKAEKANWGAYVPGAFPDNVVSTTAPNATTVVFQLNKAYNPTWFTYNELSQITPFPMAWDRTSLTQPAPNPNAANLPDTTATGVKAVYSFLNSQAADLSTYATSPIWSIVDGPWKLSSFTTVGRAVFVPNTKYSGPDKPKLSEFVELPFTSASSEFNVLRAGNNAITYGYIPTEDLTQKATVESLGYNINPWVDLGFNFFPINLNNPTYGPVFQQLYFRQALEHLIDQPAWITHFLDGYGVTTASPVPTEPSNTFADATSKTIQYPYSTSAAKNLLTSHGWKVVNGVMTCESPGTSATECGANIPPGRKMTFNMIYASGVTSLAQEMTALSSAAKQIGIVLNISAQPFNSVISDQPHCTATQSDCTWEMVNWGGGWEYSPDNYPTGGELFGSGPGHTGFSNYANNQANQLIDATHTATNAQGALDAYQNFMDKTLPVIYQPYPDYAISAISKKLGGVTQNPYLDLAPETWYFTK from the coding sequence ATGAAGCGTACAATTCGATTTGCTGGGGTCGCAGTCGCTGCTGGGGCCTTGCTCGCAGCCTGCGGTTCCACGAGCTCGAGTTCAACTTCGAGTTCGTCGTCGACCCAGCCGATCAAGGGCGGCACCGCCTACTTCGCAGAGCAGCCCGGCGCCTCCCCCAACTACATCTTTCCTCTCACGCCGAGCGGGGAGTTCTCCGTCAACAACCTCGCCCAGTTTCAGGTACTCATGTACCGACCGCTCTATTACTTCGGGAACGGTAACGACGCGTCGATCAACTACAACCTCTCCATTGGTAACCAACCAGTCTTCTCCAATGGAGACAAGACGGTGACGATTACTCTCAAACATTACGAGTGGTCGAACGGTACACCAGTCACCTCGCGCGATGTCATCTTCTTTATGAATCTGTTGAAGGCAGAGAAGGCGAACTGGGGTGCCTACGTGCCTGGAGCCTTCCCTGATAACGTAGTCTCAACCACCGCGCCAAACGCCACCACCGTTGTCTTCCAGCTCAACAAGGCCTATAACCCGACCTGGTTCACCTACAACGAGCTCTCCCAGATCACTCCATTCCCGATGGCCTGGGATCGAACATCTCTGACTCAGCCCGCGCCCAACCCCAATGCCGCCAATCTCCCCGATACCACCGCGACTGGGGTCAAAGCGGTCTATTCGTTCTTAAACTCCCAAGCCGCTGATCTGTCCACCTATGCCACCAGCCCGATCTGGTCGATCGTTGATGGGCCGTGGAAACTCTCAAGCTTCACCACCGTTGGTAGAGCCGTCTTTGTACCGAACACCAAGTACTCCGGCCCGGACAAGCCAAAGCTCTCGGAGTTCGTGGAACTACCTTTCACCAGTGCATCCTCAGAGTTCAACGTACTTCGTGCCGGGAACAACGCGATCACCTACGGGTACATCCCGACCGAAGACCTCACGCAGAAGGCAACCGTCGAGTCACTTGGTTACAACATCAACCCATGGGTTGACCTAGGTTTTAACTTCTTCCCGATCAACCTCAACAACCCAACCTATGGACCGGTCTTCCAGCAGCTCTACTTCCGACAGGCGCTTGAGCACCTGATCGATCAGCCTGCCTGGATCACCCACTTCCTCGATGGCTATGGGGTCACAACCGCATCGCCGGTACCAACCGAACCGAGCAATACCTTTGCTGACGCTACCTCGAAGACGATCCAGTATCCGTATTCGACCTCTGCTGCAAAGAACCTGTTGACCTCCCATGGTTGGAAGGTCGTCAATGGCGTGATGACCTGCGAGAGTCCTGGAACGTCAGCGACCGAGTGTGGAGCGAACATTCCGCCGGGACGCAAGATGACCTTCAACATGATCTACGCATCGGGAGTCACCTCGCTCGCCCAAGAGATGACGGCGCTCTCCTCGGCTGCCAAGCAGATCGGAATCGTCCTCAATATCTCGGCACAGCCCTTCAACAGCGTCATCTCCGATCAGCCACACTGTACCGCCACTCAGTCGGATTGCACCTGGGAGATGGTGAACTGGGGCGGTGGCTGGGAGTACAGCCCGGATAACTATCCAACCGGTGGTGAACTCTTCGGCTCGGGACCTGGCCACACCGGTTTCAGCAACTACGCCAACAATCAGGCTAACCAACTGATCGACGCGACCCATACGGCCACCAACGCCCAGGGAGCCCTCGATGCCTATCAAAACTTCATGGACAAGACCCTGCCGGTGATCTATCAGCCCTATCCGGACTACGCGATCTCGGCAATCTCAAAGAAGCTCGGTGGCGTCACGCAGAACCCCTACCTCGATCTCGCACCTGAGACTTGGTACTTTACGAAATAG